Proteins from one Anastrepha obliqua isolate idAnaObli1 chromosome 2, idAnaObli1_1.0, whole genome shotgun sequence genomic window:
- the LOC129236779 gene encoding carboxypeptidase B, which produces MLLRYLLVISLILLLNLPAHPCQQKNPKFHLLRSIPGFPTVFISSDELYDNTLESLQWLMPVDIRQFNIFSPQSSYQINLRYRNSSSVKRYYGHQLWKIHESNVENKLLRAFWQRFGTEVWNINQDGVDILIDYRNTAKAKEFIAKTDFTYNIMIDDIETAIDETYTEVNNSNANMPWLDRDSTILNWNRYHDVGAIQQFLQHILETYPDMAEIVQIGVTHHKRPLEVLRISNGNPKNWAIFIDAGMQARDWLSPAALTCAISKLTWLWDQEPAYMRNIDWYFLPLANPDGYQYSRITDRLWSKNRHFDGKTGCYGVNLNRNFDYQWGGAGSSDNPCKNLYRGPKQFSEPETKAIRTFVHNIHEFLGAYVSFNAYGQAITYPWGDADFVTDNQRKLHNVARRAMLNFRKLNEAEYRVGTSYRLKLARAGNSADWVQQRINPQYVYDVFLKDQGRYGYLMPPHYIVESGEEAYEFMKTIAAALN; this is translated from the exons ATGCTACTAAGATACTTGCTTGTGATTTCTTTGATTTTGCTGCTAAATCTACCTGCTCATCCTTGTCAAcagaaaaatccaaaatttcaTCTGTTGCGCAGCATACCCGGTTTTCCGACAGTTTTCATATCGAGTGATGAATTATATGACAATACATTGGAGAGTTTGCAGTGGCTGATGCCGGTGGACATAcgacaatttaatattttttcacccCAATCGTCGTATCAGATTAATTTGCGCTATCGCAACAGCAGCTCAGTGAAACGATACTACGGCCATCAATTGTGGAAAATTCATGAGAGcaatgtagaaaataaattgcTAAGAGCGTTTTGGCAACGTTTTG GAACTGAGGTGTGGAACATCAATCAAGACGGAGTTGACATCTTAATTGATTACAGAAATACAGCAAAAGCCAAAGAGTTCATAGCGAAAACTGATTTCACCTACAATATTATGATCGACGATATCGAGACTGCGATCGACGAGACTTATACGGAGGTGAACAACAGCAACGCAAATATGCCGTGGTTGGATAGAGATA GTACGATACTGAATTGGAATCGCTATCATGACGTTGGCGCTATACAACAATTCCTGCAGCACATTTTGGAAACCTACCCTGATATGGCGGAGATTGTGCAAATCGGTGTGACGCATCATAAGCGGCCACTGGAGGTGTTGCG CATCTCCAATGGCAACCCCAAGAATTGGGCAATTTTTATCGATGCCGGCATGCAGGCACGCGATTGGCTCAGTCCTGCCGCGCTCACTTGTGCCATTTCGAAATTAACCTGGCTGTGGGACCAAGAGCCGGCTTACATGCGCAACATTGATTGGTACTTCTTGCCTTTGGCAAATCCCGATGGTTATCAATATTCGCGCATCACCGATCGTCTCTGGTCGAAGAATCGACATTTCGATGGTAAAACTGGCTGTTATGGCGTAAATTTGAATCGCAACTTTGATTATCAGTGGGGTGGTGCGGGCTCATCGGATAACCCGTGCAAGAATTTATATCGAGGGCCAAAGCAATTCTCCGAGCCAGAAACGAAAGCGATACGAACCTTCGTGCACAACATACACGAATTTTTGGGTGCATACGTCTCCTTCAACGCTTACGGGCAGGCAATCACCTATCCATGGGGTGACGCAGACTTTGTGACGGACAATCAACGGAAACTGCACAACGTGGCGCGACGTGCAATGTTG aaTTTCCGTAAATTGAATGAAGCCGAGTACCGTGTGGGTACCAGCTATCGACTGAAATTGGCACGCGCTGGCAACTCGGCCGACTGGGTGCAGCAGCGTATTAATCCACAATACGTTTACGATGTATTTCTGAAGGACCAAGGGCGCTATGGGTACTTGATGCCACCGCATTACATTGTGGAATCGGGTGAGGAGGCATACGAATTTATGAAGACAATAGCGGCGGCACTAAATTGA